TGTTTTTTCCTTGCTTCTAGATGGCAGCTCGTTGGTGTATAACAAGATGATTGCACCTATGGTAGAAGATTATATTCGACCATGTAGTCTGTCAGAATGGTAATCTAGATGGCTGCTATGCATTTGGTAATAGTTGTAGGAGATAGTGTATGCCATTCAATGAGCTAAATTGGAAGCATGCAGATACCATGGGAAAATAAACTGTCATATTTTGTGTTGGCTGCTTATTGACAATATGATATGTAGTGCACTTTTAATCCCCTTGTGTTTGGGTGCCGACTATCAATTTGGTAACCATGTGAACCTGTGACTTGATGCTTCAATTCGTTGTGTAAAACTGAACAGCCAGGTCTGCTGTCGCACTTGATGAAGCTTGCATGGCAATATGCTGTCCATGAGTACAATGGTTTATATGACTACTGTTCCCTAAGAAATGTTAATGGAGTGATGCAGGTCTTATTGCTGATATGCTGATCATTTAAAGGGCACTGCATGTATGAACTGTGAAGTAGTTGTGTAACTGGTTGATTGCAGATATGTGATGCCACTTGTCTTCTACCGACGTCTAATGTGCCCTTGATGCTTAGATTGACTGCGTGTACGGCACTATGTGATGAAGCCTGCGTGCTGATCTACTATGCTGTCCATGCCTAGCTATATGAGTATAGCTGTTCATAAAAGTACATGTTCATGTAGATCTTTTGCATATGTGAAGTACAGCTCACTGGTTGCATCTCTGTGAAGCAACTTGAGATTTTCTATTAGTGTGCAAATGTCCCGTACGTGATCTCATCGTTTTGTGCCATTCCAAATTTGTTGGTGGTTCAAGATATGCGATTGCAGAGTGCTCAATAAAATTAGCTCCGGTGCAAAGGATCATTCTTTTGTGATACAGCCACGTCAGGGGGACAAAGACAACATCTAGCTAACTGGAAGAGCAAGTTTAGAATTGAGCATCTGCATTGCAGCACTACTAGTCTACTGCACGCACTTTACGAAAGCACCTCGGGCATTTCATTATCCTCTAGCTCAAAAGTCACGTCTAATGCCACGTGACACAACGACCAAGTTAACATCACCATGTAGGCACAACGACAGTGAgcccaccctccaaaaccgtcAAGGAAGCAAAATTACACCGGTTTAATGGTTAGAGGGTCAAGATACTAGGTATTGTGATGCAGAGATACAAATTAAATTCGGGAAAAAGTACACCTaaagtccctcaacttgtcgtcgagttataaaatcgtcctccaaccgcAAAACTGGTTACAACGCATCGTCCAACTTATAAAACTAGTACAAACTaagtccctcggtggttttgactccggtattGTTccacgtggcggctgagtcagcgtgggacccacgtgggcacCACATGGCAGGGTGTCCCCGTCAGCTCCTGCgtctctttcctctcttttcttgtttttctcctCCTTTCCTCCCTCTCGCTCTCTGCTCGTGCataggcggcggcgcacgttgccgacgacggcggctcccGGGTGGCGGCGCGTGGGCTCAGGgcggcgcgagctcgccggcctccccgtccccctgtgcggcgatggcggcgcgcggctgcagCCATCATCACCGAGATCGATTCGACGCTGCCGCCATCAGTCGCTGCCGTCGGCGCGCTGCAGTGGGCCGTCCGCAACTTCATCCGCGCCGGCGACTGCATCACGCTGCTGCACGTCTGCCCGTCGGCGaggtcgcggcggaggcggcgcagccTACGCCTCGGCGGCTTCCAGCTCGCCCTCGCCTTCAGGGAGCTATGCAACGGCATCGCGGAGGTAAACCAATTAATCAATGGTGGTAGTTGGCTCAActcaaaacaaagaaagaatcAATCATCTTGTTAATTGTGAAATAGTATGCAGGCGAAGGTGGAGATAGTGGTTAGGAAGGGGGAGGTCGGGGAGACGGTGTTGGCGACGGTAAACCAGCTCACCGCCACCACGCTCGTCATCGGTCTCCACGACAAGAGCATGTGGCGTGTCGGAATTTTATTtgccgtggccgcggcggcgggcggcatcGCGGGGTGGTCGGCGCTTGAGCTGCTGGAGcatggcgacgacgactggaTTCCGACCTTCCCCAGCTCAAGGCTCAGCCTCGTGGTCGCCATCTCCGCCTTGTCCTcctgctcgccctcgccgccgcctcctgccgacATAGCACAAACGAAAATCAAGCCCAAGGCGTTCGATGTGCATGTGATAGACGGCGGTAGGCAAGGTCGTCGCGCGGATTTACTACTACTCACCTGCGTAGcatgcggaggcggcgaggcctCGTGTTGTCCGGGTGTGGCGCCGGCCATGTCCGCGAGAGCCATGGCGGCGTCGAGCTGAGCGGATTGAACGCCATGGCAGCGTCGAGTCTTGGAGCATCCTGGGCGCGGTGAGTGGATTGacggtgatggtggcggcgtATTGGGGAGGCACATCGGAGCGGGGAAGGGATGACCCAGTCACGGGGGGAGAGGAGCGTGGaatcgacggcggcgtcgagggcgTGGACCTGGCCGACCCCCTCGTAGCCTGCAAcgacggcggggaggggagggcgaaCAGGGTAGACGCCCTCGACGCGGTTGAGGTCGGAGGGGTTGATGGGGGCGGCCAGCATCCGCACGCACACATCGCGGTTGTCAATCTCCGCCGCGGCAACTCAGCCACCCTGAGGACTTTGTCGGGCGGGCCGTGGTGGTCGTAGAGGACGGCTATGGCGGGCGGGGACATCGAggcgcctcgccctcgccgtcgtcgttagTCGCTTCGTCGTtgacgccacggcggcggcattgcCTTTGCCCGTCTCGGCGCAGGTGGAGGCGGCGTCACCGCGGTCGGCCGCagacgacgtcgtcgccgccgtcaccgccgctgcGTCGCCTGTCGCCGGCCGCTGACGCCCTCCTTTCCCGCCTCGCCTCCTGACCTCCTCTAGTTGTGTCGAcgatatagatggccaaaaggcccaagGCCCGACGACCCGGCTCACGGCATGGCGTTTTAGCccagcccaagcacggcacggcccgttaGGGGTCGGGCCATGCCGGCCTGGCCCGACCACCGGGTCGTGCCTGGACCTCTCCACCAGCACGGCACGATAGGCCGCAGGCCAGGCCCGACACATAAACTATAGGAagtaaaaataaacatattatatgCTACGGTAGAAAgaatagggatgtaaaataaacttatttagctatatatatatatatcagcccaaagaggagggacggaaaatagacttattttcgctataaatatgtcacagcccaaagaggagggacggaaaatagacttatttataAAAAGGCATGATGGGCCACCGCACCTTCAGGCCGGCCTGGCACGGCCCGACGGCTAGTGGGCCATGCCTGGGCGAGACGCGCAGCCCATGGGCCGAcacggcccggcacgaagtgccgatcgggccgtgccggcccgatggctggtgggccgtgccgggcgggccttttggccatctatagtcgATGAAGCTACCGCCATCCATGATGCCCATGGGAAAaatgagaggaggaagggagagaagaggggaaagacaGGGGGTGACATGgacaccctgacatgtggggcccatgctgactcagccgccacgtaggacaaaaacggggtcaaaaccacctaaGGATCTAaaatgaacggttttgtaagttgagggatgtaagatatctgattttgcggttgtgggacgattttgtaactcgatgacaagttgagggaccttcggtgtattTTTTCCTTAAATTCGGCCACTAATTAAGGGAggcaaaatgaacttattccttttccaTTCACAccaggaataagtccattttgcctccctcatctcttgcgctTGCGTGAATAACCtccctcaaccggaaaaccgggtataatgccTCCTCCTCTGAAAACCAGAATCacctccctcggtggttttgctGGTGGTTTCGTCCGACGTGGCGTGTTGACCCGGTTGACAAGCTGACTCAGCATggttggacccacatgtcagtgtgtagctctctctcccccttatctCTCTGCCCcggcctttctctctctcctcatctcTTGCGCGTGGGAACAGCGGTGGGGAGCGGCGCATGCGGTCGGAAGCCGTGGTGGTGGCACCGTGGACGGCGGTCGGAAGCGGTGGCGCCGGGGACGGCggtcggaagcggcggcggaggcggcggcagtgacgGTTGGGACGGc
The nucleotide sequence above comes from Oryza glaberrima chromosome 11, OglaRS2, whole genome shotgun sequence. Encoded proteins:
- the LOC127754631 gene encoding uncharacterized protein LOC127754631 gives rise to the protein MAAMHLVIVVGDIAAVGALQWAVRNFIRAGDCITLLHVCPSARSRRRRRSLRLGGFQLALAFRELCNGIAEAKVEIVVRKGEVGETVLATVNQLTATTLVIGLHDKSM